In the genome of Lactuca sativa cultivar Salinas chromosome 3, Lsat_Salinas_v11, whole genome shotgun sequence, the window ATACTGATTTCCAAACAGCCCGTGATGCTTTGATTTCAAAAtctttttttgttaatttgatgTTGGGGATTAGTGGAAAGAATGTTTTACAGTACATTTACATGGATGATGGAGCCTTTTGATGATGAAGGTTTACCTTTTATTACATTACATCTACTGCAACCCCTAAAGTCGACCATGGTTTAGATATTTGTATGAAAAAGTCGATGGTAGTTTATCAGCTCTCGCTTCTTTCCCTTCAATTTTTGTTCTTTCTTTATCTAATTTCAAGTCCGTTGTAGTTTATCAGTACAAGAGCTATTTTTTCAACATGTTTGTACTTTACTTGCATATGAACCATTTGATGAAATGCTTAAATGAAATCCTCTTttgataaaactcataaaagtaaTAAAGGATCAGGCTCTAATGATCTCTCGTTAAAGTGATGTATGTGCACCTCTTATTGGCACATTTGAAGAGTTGAATATGTATTAATCTTTCGTTGTAATATGGATTATTCACACCTATAGATAAGTTGATTTTTTTTTGCCATATCTTAATTTGGTTAGAAGCTAAATGGATAAAGATAGACTCACGgaagaaaaaataaaaagatttgaGGAATTTGTTGATCGCCGCTTGAAACCTGACCTTGTTCGAGCCATTGGTGAAAGGTACAAAGTTTCTGATTTCAAGCCTTCTTAATAATACACACATTCAGGAGTTAGTatgataaaccctaatttgatttctATTGATATTGCAGGGACAAAGTTTTTGAGCAACAAAAAGTCTTGTATCCTTCACTTTCTTGCTTCTAAAACAACTGAATTCACTTTCTCTAAAATCATTGCACAAGCACGTGATAATTTATCTAATTTGTGAGATTTCACTTGACACCATTTATTTGTATAGCTCAGATCTTAGAAGAAATCTGGAGAGTCTTGAAAAGAATAGTGTAACAAGTCTCAGGTCAATGGTCAATCTTGGGTCTGAAGTATACGCACAAGCTGATGTGTACGTATTCCATAACTTATTAAATCTGATTTTAGTTGATAGTTGATAGACATTACTTCAAGTTTATGCTAAAAACTGTTGATGTATGCAGACCTGATACACGCCACATATTTGTAGATGTTGGCCTTGGATTTCATGTAGAGCTCACTTGGTCTGAGGCTTTAAAGATCATCCCAGCTAGAGAAGAAAAGTTTGctaggttttatttttaaaaaaaaaaaaacaaaaaaaaaagaaaattcaatttTGTGTTTTTATCTTCTCTAATGTAttgcgattttagagaaattaaatatcctcctttTTTTGTTCCTACATATCCTCCTAACCAATGAAATGGTGACATGTGTAATATTTAATGAGATTTAAggatattttaggatactaataggacacatgtcatcatttaaatgTGTAGGAGGATTGGTAGGATCAAtaggtaggaggatatttaatttcttgcGATTTTATGTAGGCAAATTGAGGAATACACTCGTCTCATTGCACAAATCAAAGCTCAAATTAAGATGGTAAGTTTTTCTTGTGAACCCATTTAAGCTCCAAAAAAAGTTTACTGTTAAGCACAACCTAACCCTAAAACAAGGGTCACTATAATTACAATTATGCCATTCCAGTAGAAATATTTGAACCATTttgttgaatgatacttgttTTGGTTACTGTAGGTTTCACAAGGTATACGAGAGTTGCTACAACTGCCAGCTGAATGACTTCACAAAGTTAAGAAATTAATCTGTAATATATTATTAGTGTCAAAGAGAAGGcataaaaaaaattccaaattgTTTTAAATCAGAATTGCTTATTTTTTCTAGAGAGAATGAAAGTTAAAGGTTAGGGGTTACATAGCTTTTGTAAGAGTTGTTGAAACTTGAAAATGCGTGTGAAGTTGTGATTTTGTGATTGCCAAATTTGAATCTAATTTAAGATGTTATGAGGATGTTACGGGagtggtccctgtggtttcaaaatcaAGTACGGTTGGCCCCGTCTTTGCTAAATCTATTTTTTGGCGTGTGAAACTTTTTAATATGACAAATCTACCCTTGGATCAAAACTGAAAAAGAAGTTACACCAAATGGACCATCTATTGTTAATAAATGAAAAATCCATTTTGCTACATGTTaatttcttatgagtttttacaCTTGTATTTTATGATATTAAGTGTAAAAAACATGTatcacatgagtttatttaaaagaaaaa includes:
- the LOC111915625 gene encoding uncharacterized protein LOC111915625; protein product: MDKDRLTEEKIKRFEEFVDRRLKPDLVRAIGERDKVFEQQKVFSDLRRNLESLEKNSVTSLRSMVNLGSEVYAQADVPDTRHIFVDVGLGFHVELTWSEALKIIPAREEKFARQIEEYTRLIAQIKAQIKMVSQGIRELLQLPAE